The following are encoded together in the Mariluticola halotolerans genome:
- a CDS encoding TRAP transporter small permease, with the protein MSAQRKILEHPLFRALGWLEANFERVLVAGVLAVFSIVLILQVFMRFALRAPLSWPEELSRYLLIWAAFIGSSLAVREARIINIDVLPSMSTGWVRQAFHVVMHVGFLIFCLVASYHSLDFITRIARSGQVSPAMGIPMWLVYCAAPIGLSLAAIRTVQALIAPAPETEIHYEERS; encoded by the coding sequence GTGTCGGCGCAAAGAAAAATCCTGGAACATCCATTGTTCCGCGCACTGGGCTGGCTCGAGGCCAATTTTGAACGGGTGCTGGTCGCAGGTGTGCTGGCCGTATTTTCCATTGTGCTTATCCTGCAGGTCTTCATGCGTTTCGCATTGCGCGCGCCGCTGTCCTGGCCGGAAGAATTGAGCCGCTACCTGCTGATCTGGGCGGCGTTTATCGGCAGCAGTCTGGCCGTGCGTGAGGCGCGGATTATCAATATCGATGTGTTGCCCTCCATGTCGACGGGCTGGGTACGTCAGGCCTTTCATGTGGTCATGCATGTCGGGTTTTTAATATTCTGTCTGGTCGCCAGCTATCACTCTCTCGATTTCATCACCCGGATTGCACGCAGCGGGCAGGTATCCCCGGCCATGGGAATTCCGATGTGGCTTGTCTATTGCGCCGCCCCGATTGGCTTGTCTCTTGCCGCGATCCGGACGGTTCAGGCGTTGATCGCCCCGGCTCCAGAAACAGAAATCCATTATGAGGAGCGTAGCTGA